The region TCTATACTAATTAATAAGCATTTTAATGAATTGCGCAAATGCCGAATCAAAAATCCATATGCCAAAAGATACCAGCGTACATGTTACCAAAACGACTCCAGTATAGTTTTTGAGTTCGGCTCTGTTTGGCCAATTCACTTTTTTAAGC is a window of Peptostreptococcaceae bacterium DNA encoding:
- the secE gene encoding preprotein translocase subunit SecE, whose product is MATQTSTSKRQSPVKYMKSVRMELKKVNWPNRAELKNYTGVVLVTCTLVSFGIWIFDSAFAQFIKMLIN